The bacterium genome window below encodes:
- a CDS encoding S9 family peptidase gives MNRKPYFLFLIFFLLAGSMAAQEGVTKRPIPADLQQKLKEKIEAETKEKMHLITAEELLALKRVYAPSVSPDGKWVLYGVTTPDIEENRSNSDLYLVSVDGNTTKQLTTSPAADYNGVWSPDGKQIAFLSTREGAPQVYVISLSGGEARKVSDMENGVSNLSWSPDGAYFAFTSDVKMDETVAEKYPDYAKANVRIYDHIPVRHWDEWNDEKYRHLFILPAEGHGEARDLMAGERYETPLKPFGGAEQIAWAPDGSEIAYVSKKVADYAESTNSDIYVVDIASGNTRNVTEGMQGFDRDPLYSPDGRWMAFHSMKRAGHEADRNRLMLRDRSSGTISELSKTLDQWVGHTVWAPGSDALYFAAEDGATVQIYRMEVSDGSWEILTGGVYNHDGGLDVTPDGDMLVYGRRNFNAPTEIYMQEAEKGARAWPLTSQNTAKLMTLRDVRIEERWITSTDGKKVQTWVVYPPDFDPAKKYPLITYCQGGPQATVSQFFSFAWNFKLMASKGYVVVAPNRRGLPGFGQDWNDAISQDWGGMPMQDILAATDVMLAEPYIDRSHVSAIGASAGGYAVFWLAGNHEGRFSSFVSHCGVFNLESMYGATEELWFTNWENGGPYWDAKFKANYDKHSPHRYAQNWDTPILIITGEHDFRVPYTQSLEAFTVAQVKGIPSELIVYPNENHWVLHPQEQLIWFDEFFDFIGTYKK, from the coding sequence ATGAACAGAAAACCATATTTCCTTTTTCTCATCTTCTTCCTGCTGGCCGGTTCGATGGCCGCGCAGGAGGGGGTCACCAAGCGTCCCATTCCCGCCGATCTTCAGCAGAAGCTCAAGGAAAAGATCGAGGCGGAGACAAAGGAGAAGATGCACCTGATCACCGCCGAAGAGCTGCTGGCTCTCAAGCGGGTGTACGCGCCTTCGGTTTCACCGGATGGCAAATGGGTGCTGTACGGTGTCACCACACCGGATATCGAGGAGAACCGCAGCAACAGCGATCTTTACCTCGTTTCGGTGGACGGCAATACCACGAAACAGCTGACGACATCACCCGCAGCCGATTACAACGGCGTGTGGTCGCCGGATGGAAAACAGATCGCTTTTCTTTCCACACGTGAGGGTGCGCCACAGGTGTACGTGATTTCCCTCAGCGGAGGTGAGGCTCGTAAAGTCAGCGACATGGAGAACGGCGTGTCGAATCTCAGCTGGTCGCCCGACGGCGCGTACTTCGCGTTTACGTCGGACGTAAAGATGGATGAAACCGTTGCGGAGAAGTATCCCGATTACGCGAAGGCCAACGTGCGTATTTATGACCACATCCCGGTGCGTCACTGGGATGAATGGAATGACGAAAAATACCGGCACCTGTTTATTCTCCCGGCGGAGGGTCACGGTGAGGCACGTGACCTGATGGCAGGAGAACGCTATGAGACGCCGCTCAAACCGTTCGGCGGAGCCGAGCAGATTGCCTGGGCACCCGACGGCAGCGAAATCGCGTACGTATCGAAGAAAGTGGCGGATTACGCGGAAAGCACGAACTCCGACATTTATGTGGTGGATATTGCAAGCGGGAATACGCGCAACGTCACGGAAGGGATGCAGGGCTTTGATCGCGATCCCCTCTATTCACCCGATGGCCGCTGGATGGCCTTTCATTCGATGAAGCGTGCGGGACACGAGGCGGACAGGAATCGGCTCATGCTGCGCGACCGTTCGTCCGGTACCATCTCCGAACTCTCGAAAACCCTCGATCAGTGGGTGGGACACACGGTGTGGGCACCCGGCAGTGATGCGTTGTACTTCGCGGCGGAAGACGGCGCGACCGTGCAAATCTACCGCATGGAAGTCAGTGACGGCTCGTGGGAAATACTCACAGGCGGAGTGTACAATCATGACGGCGGACTCGATGTCACTCCCGATGGCGACATGCTCGTCTATGGACGCAGAAATTTCAATGCTCCCACGGAAATATATATGCAGGAAGCGGAGAAAGGCGCGCGCGCCTGGCCGCTGACCAGTCAGAACACCGCCAAGCTCATGACGCTGCGCGATGTGCGTATAGAAGAGCGCTGGATTACCAGCACCGACGGAAAGAAGGTGCAGACCTGGGTGGTGTATCCGCCGGACTTCGATCCCGCGAAAAAATATCCCCTGATCACGTACTGCCAGGGGGGACCCCAGGCAACGGTCAGCCAGTTTTTCAGCTTTGCCTGGAATTTCAAACTCATGGCCTCGAAGGGATATGTCGTCGTTGCGCCGAACCGGCGGGGACTCCCCGGGTTCGGGCAGGACTGGAATGATGCGATCAGCCAGGACTGGGGTGGCATGCCCATGCAGGATATTCTGGCTGCGACCGACGTCATGCTTGCGGAACCCTATATCGACCGCAGCCATGTCTCCGCCATCGGTGCCAGTGCGGGCGGCTACGCCGTCTTCTGGCTGGCCGGGAATCATGAAGGACGCTTCAGCAGCTTTGTTTCCCACTGCGGGGTGTTCAACCTCGAAAGTATGTATGGCGCCACGGAAGAATTGTGGTTCACCAACTGGGAAAACGGTGGTCCCTACTGGGATGCAAAGTTCAAGGCCAACTACGACAAGCATTCCCCGCATCGCTACGCGCAGAACTGGGACACCCCGATTCTCATTATTACAGGCGAACACGACTTCCGTGTGCCGTACACCCAGAGCCTCGAAGCATTCACCGTCGCACAGGTGAAAGGCATTCCTTCCGAGCTCATCGTCTATCCCAATGAAAATCACTGGGTGCTGCATCCGCAGGAGCAGCTGATCTGGTTCGATGAATTTTTCGATTTCATCGGGACGTATAAAAAGTAA
- a CDS encoding T9SS type A sorting domain-containing protein, whose protein sequence is MYKRFLLVAALMVFASATFLVARGFRAPQIPNGTLKSCANCHVNPGGGGPRNAFGQEVEANHLSVPGSAGQVEWNEALAALDSDGDGFTNGEELQDPDGSWRIGQPFPGDPSLVTNPGDPTDFPSTTAVERLDAAAHGYSLDGNYPNPFNPSTTIRFELPQASSVRLDVYDANGALQRVLVDRQLEAGVYNTTWNGRDGDGRLLASGVYFYRLRANEFYSMRRMVLLK, encoded by the coding sequence ATGTACAAACGGTTTCTTCTTGTTGCCGCTTTGATGGTCTTCGCTTCGGCAACATTTCTTGTTGCCCGCGGCTTCCGCGCGCCGCAGATCCCGAACGGCACCCTGAAATCGTGTGCGAACTGCCACGTCAATCCCGGCGGGGGCGGACCGCGCAACGCCTTCGGCCAGGAAGTTGAAGCGAATCATCTCTCTGTTCCCGGTTCGGCCGGACAGGTTGAATGGAATGAAGCGCTGGCTGCGCTTGATTCTGATGGAGACGGTTTCACCAACGGTGAGGAATTGCAGGATCCGGACGGAAGCTGGCGTATCGGACAGCCTTTCCCGGGCGACCCTTCCCTGGTGACCAATCCCGGCGACCCTACGGATTTTCCTTCGACGACCGCTGTCGAGAGACTTGATGCCGCGGCACATGGCTACAGCCTCGACGGTAACTATCCCAATCCTTTCAATCCCAGTACGACCATTCGTTTTGAACTGCCGCAGGCGTCCAGCGTAAGACTCGATGTCTACGACGCCAACGGCGCACTTCAGCGCGTGCTTGTCGACCGGCAGCTTGAAGCCGGTGTCTACAACACGACCTGGAACGGACGCGACGGCGATGGACGGCTTCTTGCCTCCGGGGTGTATTTCTACCGACTACGCGCCAACGAGTTTTATTCCATGAGGCGCATGGTGCTGCTCAAGTAA
- a CDS encoding NUDIX hydrolase has product MARPSVPSWFYEQSSVIPFRSGKHGVEILLITSKGKKHWIFPKGVIEPGLSPRASARKEALEEAGVEGVVHQEAVGEYHREKWNGTCRIQVYAMEVTRTQKHWEEERDRKRLWVPASEAANLIDRKALRRMLKRFLKNLDRFIS; this is encoded by the coding sequence ATGGCACGACCGTCCGTCCCTTCCTGGTTCTATGAACAATCCTCTGTCATACCTTTCCGCAGCGGGAAACACGGTGTGGAAATACTCCTTATCACCAGCAAAGGGAAAAAGCACTGGATCTTCCCGAAAGGCGTGATCGAACCGGGACTCTCACCCCGCGCCTCCGCCCGAAAAGAAGCTCTCGAGGAAGCCGGCGTCGAGGGTGTCGTGCATCAGGAGGCTGTCGGCGAATACCATCGCGAAAAATGGAACGGCACCTGCCGTATCCAGGTCTACGCGATGGAGGTCACACGCACACAGAAACACTGGGAGGAAGAACGCGACCGGAAGCGCCTCTGGGTGCCTGCGAGCGAGGCGGCCAACCTGATAGACCGCAAAGCCCTGCGCCGCATGCTCAAACGTTTCCTGAAAAATCTTGACCGCTTCATCAGCTGA